The Deinococcus budaensis genome includes a window with the following:
- a CDS encoding ABC transporter permease, with the protein MRATYVLKRLLQIVPTFIAVLILVFLLVRLLPGDPASAILGDRATPEIIARTKRELGLDQPLPVQFGIFVGQVLRGDLGESTSLKVPVLRLIAERLPVTLFLAVYASIIGVLLAVPLAILAAVRRNTWVDSLIRGVFQVALSLPVFYIALQLLTLLGAKLAWFPIGGYGDTFGDHLYHLFLPALTLGFNLAAILVRTLRNSILEVLTAEYVEFARSKGLRSRVVMVRHVLRNALISTVTLLGLNIGALIGGAVITESVFAIPGVGRLMIDAIFGRDYPVIQGLTLVFAVLVSLVFLLTDLVHARLDPRVEHV; encoded by the coding sequence ATGCGCGCCACGTACGTTCTCAAGCGGCTCCTTCAAATCGTGCCCACTTTCATCGCGGTGCTGATTCTGGTCTTTTTGCTGGTGCGGCTGCTGCCCGGCGACCCGGCGAGCGCCATCCTGGGCGACCGCGCGACGCCGGAAATCATCGCGCGCACCAAGCGGGAACTGGGCCTCGACCAGCCGCTGCCGGTGCAGTTCGGCATCTTCGTGGGGCAGGTGCTGCGCGGCGACCTGGGCGAGAGCACCAGCCTGAAGGTGCCGGTCTTGCGCCTGATCGCCGAGCGCCTGCCGGTGACGCTCTTTCTCGCGGTCTACGCCTCCATCATCGGCGTGCTGCTGGCCGTGCCGCTGGCGATCCTCGCCGCCGTCCGGCGCAACACCTGGGTGGACAGCCTGATCCGGGGCGTCTTTCAGGTCGCCCTCTCGCTGCCAGTGTTCTACATCGCGCTGCAACTGCTCACGCTGCTGGGCGCGAAGCTCGCCTGGTTTCCCATCGGGGGCTACGGCGACACCTTCGGGGACCACCTCTACCACCTCTTTCTTCCCGCCCTCACGCTGGGCTTCAACCTGGCGGCGATTCTGGTGCGGACCCTGCGCAATTCCATCCTGGAGGTCCTGACGGCGGAATACGTGGAGTTCGCCCGCTCCAAGGGCCTGCGGTCGCGGGTGGTGATGGTGCGCCACGTGCTGCGCAACGCCCTGATCTCCACCGTGACCCTGCTGGGCCTCAACATCGGCGCGCTGATCGGCGGCGCCGTCATCACCGAGTCGGTCTTCGCGATTCCCGGGGTGGGGCGGCTGATGATCGACGCGATCTTCGGGCGCGACTACCCGGTTATCCAGGGCCTCACGCTGGTGTTCGCGGTGCTGGTGTCGCTGGTCTTCCTGCTGACCGACCTGGTCCACGCCCGCCTCGACCCGCGTGTGGAGCACGTGTGA
- a CDS encoding ABC transporter permease subunit — MTTTLPAAPAAAPRRTRRRPKPTLVLGLLLLVPILIATFFPGRLAPFSPTDFDYGAILQAPSARHPFGTDNFGRDVFSRIVYGTRIDMQIALLTTLFPFVFGTLLGALTGFLGRWPDALVGRVADLVVVFPFLVLVIAIVAVLGPGLTNMYIAVSAVGWVAYWRLVRGEVLVQKEREYAQAARVLGFSPSRVLLRHILPNAVTPAVVYLMTDMSLGILLGASLGYLGLGAQPPTPEWGVMVADGKNFMVTAWWISGFPGLALTLAGVTFSLIGDGLADALRPRA, encoded by the coding sequence GTGACGACCACCCTGCCCGCCGCGCCTGCCGCCGCCCCGCGCCGGACGCGCCGTCGTCCCAAACCCACCCTGGTCCTGGGACTGCTGCTGCTGGTGCCCATCCTGATCGCGACGTTCTTCCCGGGCCGCCTCGCGCCCTTCAGCCCCACCGACTTCGACTACGGCGCCATCTTGCAGGCGCCCAGCGCCCGGCATCCCTTCGGCACGGACAATTTCGGCCGGGACGTGTTCAGCCGGATCGTGTACGGCACCCGTATCGACATGCAGATCGCGCTGCTGACCACCCTCTTTCCCTTCGTGTTCGGCACGCTGCTGGGGGCGCTGACCGGCTTTCTCGGCCGCTGGCCGGACGCCCTGGTGGGCCGGGTCGCGGACCTGGTGGTGGTCTTTCCCTTCCTGGTCCTCGTGATCGCCATCGTCGCGGTGCTGGGGCCGGGCCTCACGAACATGTACATCGCCGTGAGCGCGGTGGGCTGGGTCGCGTACTGGCGCCTGGTGCGCGGGGAGGTGCTGGTGCAAAAGGAGAGGGAATACGCGCAGGCCGCGCGGGTGCTGGGCTTCAGCCCTTCGCGGGTGCTGCTGCGGCACATCCTGCCCAACGCGGTGACCCCCGCCGTCGTCTACCTGATGACCGACATGAGCCTGGGCATCCTGCTGGGGGCCTCGCTGGGGTACCTGGGGCTGGGCGCGCAGCCCCCCACCCCCGAGTGGGGCGTGATGGTGGCGGACGGCAAGAACTTCATGGTGACCGCGTGGTGGATCTCGGGCTTTCCCGGCCTGGCGCTCACCCTGGCGGGGGTCACCTTCAGCCTGATCGGTGACGGCCTGGCCGACGCCCTGAGGCCCCGCGCATGA
- a CDS encoding ABC transporter ATP-binding protein, which translates to MTALPSPLLSVRDLNVRIPTPRGELHAVRGVDLDLQPGEVLGLVGESGSGKSVTLRALVGLHRKPIRVTGEVHYGGQNLVGLPEARLRGVRGAQIGMIFQEPMTALNPVLTIGEQIRENLLEHRGLRGRPADERAADLLDLVGIPGARTRLGDYPHQFSGGMRQRAMIAIALASEPRVLLADEPTTALDVTIQDQILRLILRLRGELGMSVILVTHDLGVVAQTCDRVAVMYAGRLVETADVPGLFRQPRHAYTLGLMRSLPDVGAHRRPLQPIPGAPPDLREIPQACAFTPRCAFRTQACLGAEPPLMPIGGGRATACVHHAELPGVGEGAA; encoded by the coding sequence ATGACCGCCCTTCCCTCCCCCCTCCTGAGCGTGCGGGACCTCAACGTGCGCATTCCGACCCCCCGGGGCGAACTGCACGCGGTGCGCGGCGTGGACCTCGACCTCCAGCCGGGCGAGGTGCTGGGCCTGGTCGGCGAGAGCGGCAGCGGCAAGAGCGTGACCCTGCGGGCGCTGGTGGGGCTGCACCGCAAACCCATCCGGGTGACGGGCGAGGTCCACTACGGCGGGCAGAATCTGGTGGGGCTGCCCGAGGCCCGGCTGCGGGGCGTGCGCGGCGCGCAGATCGGCATGATCTTTCAGGAACCCATGACGGCCCTCAATCCGGTGCTGACCATCGGGGAGCAGATCCGCGAGAACCTGCTGGAGCACCGGGGGCTGCGGGGCCGCCCCGCCGACGAGCGGGCGGCGGACCTGCTCGACCTCGTCGGGATTCCGGGTGCCCGCACCCGGCTGGGGGACTATCCGCACCAGTTTTCCGGCGGGATGCGCCAGCGCGCGATGATCGCCATCGCCCTGGCGTCCGAGCCGCGCGTCCTGCTGGCCGACGAGCCGACCACCGCCCTGGACGTGACCATTCAGGACCAGATTCTGCGGCTGATCCTGCGGCTGCGAGGAGAGCTGGGCATGAGCGTCATCCTGGTGACGCACGACCTCGGGGTGGTGGCGCAGACCTGCGACCGGGTCGCCGTGATGTACGCGGGGCGGCTGGTGGAGACGGCGGACGTGCCGGGGCTGTTCCGGCAGCCCCGGCACGCCTATACCCTCGGCCTGATGCGCAGCCTGCCCGACGTGGGCGCGCACCGCCGTCCCCTCCAGCCTATCCCCGGCGCGCCCCCGGACCTGCGCGAGATCCCGCAGGCGTGCGCCTTTACCCCCCGCTGCGCCTTCCGCACCCAGGCCTGCCTCGGCGCGGAGCCGCCGCTCATGCCTATCGGCGGGGGCCGGGCGACGGCCTGCGTGCATCACGCCGAGTTGCCCGGCGTGGGAGAGGGGGCCGCATGA
- a CDS encoding ABC transporter ATP-binding protein, whose amino-acid sequence MTLVTPAAEPLLDVRGLTKTFPVRQGLLERWQGQPARAVRALTDVDLSVERGETLGLVGESGCGKSTLARCLVRLHPADRGSVRYAGQEVLRLQGDALRQYHRRVQMIFQDPFSSLNPRMTVGQTLREVLTVHRLRPRAQQDGRVRELLNLVGLPAEAAGRLPHEFSGGQRQRIGIARALALEPECLVADELVSALDVSVQAQVVNLLLELQEKLHLTVLFVAHDLRLVRHLSHRVAVMYLGRVVEVARTGDLFDRPAHPYTQALMAAAPHLEPGQRVDAPALTGELPSPLNVPSGCPFRTRCPHAFDRCVTERPELAEIRPQQQVACHLYDPVEQAARPPAGGG is encoded by the coding sequence ATGACGCTGGTGACACCGGCCGCCGAGCCGCTGCTGGACGTGCGCGGCCTCACCAAGACCTTTCCCGTGCGGCAGGGCCTGCTGGAGCGCTGGCAGGGTCAGCCCGCCCGGGCCGTGCGGGCGCTGACGGACGTGGACCTGAGCGTGGAGCGCGGCGAGACGCTGGGGCTGGTCGGCGAGAGCGGCTGCGGGAAATCCACCCTGGCCCGCTGCCTGGTGCGGCTGCACCCCGCCGACCGGGGCAGCGTGCGCTACGCCGGGCAGGAGGTGCTGCGGCTCCAGGGTGACGCCCTGCGGCAGTATCACCGCCGGGTGCAGATGATCTTTCAGGACCCCTTCTCCTCGCTCAACCCCCGCATGACGGTCGGTCAGACGCTGCGGGAGGTGCTCACCGTGCACCGCCTGCGGCCCCGGGCGCAGCAGGACGGGCGGGTCCGCGAGCTGCTGAACCTGGTGGGCCTTCCGGCCGAGGCGGCGGGCCGTCTGCCGCACGAGTTCAGCGGCGGGCAGCGTCAGCGCATCGGCATCGCCCGCGCGCTGGCCCTGGAACCCGAGTGCCTGGTGGCGGACGAGCTGGTGAGCGCGCTGGACGTCAGCGTGCAGGCGCAGGTCGTGAACCTACTGCTGGAACTTCAGGAGAAGCTGCACCTGACCGTCCTGTTCGTGGCCCACGACCTGCGCCTGGTGCGCCACCTGTCGCACCGGGTGGCGGTGATGTACCTCGGGCGGGTCGTGGAGGTCGCGCGGACCGGGGACCTGTTCGACCGGCCCGCGCATCCCTACACCCAGGCACTGATGGCCGCCGCCCCGCACCTCGAACCCGGGCAGCGGGTGGACGCGCCCGCCCTCACGGGCGAACTGCCCAGCCCGCTCAACGTGCCCAGCGGCTGCCCCTTCCGCACCCGCTGCCCGCACGCCTTCGACCGCTGCGTGACGGAGCGGCCGGAACTCGCCGAGATCCGCCCCCAGCAGCAGGTCGCGTGTCACCTGTACGATCCGGTCGAGCAGGCCGCCCGCCCACCTGCCGGGGGGGGCTGA
- a CDS encoding GntR family transcriptional regulator, with amino-acid sequence MRAEVDPAALPFTVDRSLSVPLGVQLRGQIEYGIACGELPPGARLPSVRDLVAQTGIAHVTVAQVYKDLAARGLIVTAAGRGTFVADPSPHRPARDIAALRGPLGEVLRQAAREGIEPGQVVSLLQAMIARGHTPQGVGVRVVLVGVLDVATRAYADELQSLLRPEDRVQACTFTQLAQPALAGEVRGADLVLTLGHRLAEARALLPGLDILPVRVTVSSGTRAQLAALAPDTRLAVVATFGDFLPTFLAGVHRFAPQVSEVRAAHLADQDLPELLRWCGAAVYASGAEGIVTALRPGTFALEYRHAIDRPDVERTLLPVIEQQRALLRERNRHED; translated from the coding sequence ATGCGGGCCGAGGTGGACCCGGCCGCCCTCCCCTTCACGGTCGACCGGAGCCTCAGCGTGCCGCTGGGGGTGCAGCTGCGCGGCCAGATCGAGTACGGCATCGCCTGCGGGGAGCTGCCGCCCGGCGCGCGGCTGCCCAGCGTCCGCGATCTGGTGGCGCAGACGGGGATCGCGCACGTGACGGTCGCGCAGGTGTACAAGGACCTGGCCGCGCGCGGCCTCATCGTCACGGCGGCGGGCCGGGGCACCTTCGTGGCCGACCCCAGCCCCCACCGCCCGGCGCGGGACATCGCGGCGCTGCGCGGCCCCCTGGGCGAGGTGCTGCGGCAAGCCGCGCGCGAGGGCATCGAACCGGGGCAGGTGGTCAGCCTCTTGCAGGCGATGATCGCGCGCGGGCACACGCCGCAGGGCGTGGGAGTGCGGGTCGTGCTGGTCGGCGTGCTGGACGTCGCCACCCGGGCCTACGCCGACGAGCTTCAGAGCCTGCTTCGCCCGGAAGACCGCGTGCAGGCCTGCACCTTCACGCAACTCGCCCAGCCGGCGCTCGCCGGGGAAGTGCGGGGCGCGGACCTCGTCCTGACTCTCGGGCACCGGCTGGCCGAGGCGCGGGCGCTGCTGCCGGGCCTGGACATCCTGCCGGTGCGCGTCACGGTGTCCTCCGGGACCCGTGCCCAGCTGGCCGCCCTCGCGCCGGACACGCGCCTGGCCGTCGTCGCCACCTTCGGCGACTTTCTGCCGACGTTCCTGGCGGGCGTCCACCGCTTCGCGCCGCAGGTCTCCGAGGTGCGCGCCGCCCACCTCGCCGATCAGGACCTGCCCGAGCTGCTGCGGTGGTGCGGCGCCGCCGTGTACGCCAGCGGCGCGGAGGGCATCGTCACGGCCCTGAGGCCCGGCACCTTCGCCCTCGAGTACCGCCACGCCATCGACCGGCCCGACGTGGAGCGCACCCTCCTGCCGGTGATCGAGCAGCAGCGCGCCCTGCTGCGCGAAAGGAACCGCCATGAAGATTGA
- a CDS encoding creatininase family protein yields MKIEAMTWMQVEAYLQHDDRCVLPLGSTEQHGYLSLAVDNILPERLAEEVAGPLGVPVFPTLNYGVTPYFRAYPGSVTLRVQTYLSVIRDVLDSLYEQGFRRILLVNGHGGNSPAQGFAGEWSADHPGAQVLFHNWWNAPRTWQEVQRIDPVASHASWMENFPWTRLPGVELPQMQKPMTDLDRLRLLSPAQLRQTLGDGNYGGLYQRSDEDMLALWAVAVGETTELLERGWALATPDPAGGQT; encoded by the coding sequence ATGAAGATTGAAGCGATGACCTGGATGCAGGTCGAGGCCTACCTCCAGCACGACGACCGCTGCGTCCTGCCGCTGGGCAGCACCGAGCAGCACGGCTACCTGAGCCTGGCGGTGGACAACATCCTGCCCGAGCGGCTCGCCGAGGAGGTGGCCGGGCCGCTGGGCGTGCCGGTCTTTCCCACGCTCAACTACGGCGTCACGCCCTACTTCCGCGCCTATCCGGGCAGCGTGACCCTGCGGGTGCAGACGTACCTGAGCGTGATCCGGGACGTGCTGGACAGCCTGTACGAGCAGGGCTTCCGGCGCATCCTGCTGGTGAACGGCCACGGGGGAAACTCGCCCGCCCAGGGCTTCGCGGGCGAGTGGTCGGCGGACCATCCCGGCGCGCAGGTGCTGTTCCACAACTGGTGGAACGCGCCCCGCACCTGGCAGGAGGTGCAGCGCATCGACCCGGTCGCGTCGCACGCCTCCTGGATGGAGAACTTTCCCTGGACCCGCCTGCCCGGCGTGGAGCTGCCACAGATGCAAAAGCCCATGACCGACCTGGACCGGCTGCGGCTGTTGTCCCCCGCGCAGCTGCGGCAGACCCTGGGCGACGGCAACTATGGGGGCCTGTACCAGCGCAGCGACGAGGACATGCTCGCGCTGTGGGCGGTGGCCGTGGGAGAGACGACCGAGCTTCTGGAGCGCGGGTGGGCACTGGCAACGCCTGACCCGGCGGGCGGGCAGACGTGA